From a region of the Paenibacillus sp. R14(2021) genome:
- a CDS encoding aminotransferase class I/II-fold pyridoxal phosphate-dependent enzyme: MSEQKPNKPETQFATKLIHFGAEIDEHTGASSVPIYQASTFHHHDIFNPPTYDYSRSGNPTRQALEDYIRLLEGGKRGFAFASGMAAISTAFLLFSTGDHVIVTEDVYGGTYRLLTTVLNRLGIESTFVDMTDFEAVKAALQPNTKAVFMETPSNPTLKITDISEIAAWAKSHQLITLLDNTFMTPYHQRPIELGVDIVLHSATKFLGGHSDVLAGLAVVATDELGRRLKQLQNGLGTVLAPQESWLLIRGIKTLQARMEHSERSARKLAEWLNAHPAVTRVYYPGLADHPRRDIHEKQSKGYGAVVSFDVGDGDRAKAVLSRVKLPLVAVSLGAVESILSYPAMMSHAAMPREVRHERGITDGLLRYSLGLEDIEDLIADLDQALNG, encoded by the coding sequence ATGTCAGAGCAGAAGCCGAACAAACCTGAAACGCAGTTTGCAACCAAGCTGATTCATTTTGGCGCTGAAATCGATGAGCATACGGGCGCATCAAGCGTGCCGATTTATCAGGCATCGACGTTCCATCATCACGATATTTTTAACCCGCCGACCTATGATTACAGCCGTTCCGGCAATCCGACGCGCCAAGCGCTGGAAGATTACATTAGGCTGCTTGAGGGCGGCAAGCGCGGGTTTGCGTTTGCTTCCGGCATGGCGGCTATCTCTACAGCTTTCCTGCTCTTCTCCACCGGCGATCATGTGATCGTGACGGAGGATGTCTACGGTGGAACGTATCGGCTGCTGACGACGGTTCTGAACCGTCTGGGCATAGAATCCACCTTCGTTGACATGACGGACTTCGAGGCGGTCAAAGCGGCGCTTCAGCCGAATACGAAAGCGGTATTCATGGAGACACCGTCCAACCCAACGCTGAAAATTACCGACATTAGCGAAATCGCGGCTTGGGCCAAATCGCATCAGCTGATAACGCTGCTCGACAACACATTCATGACGCCTTATCACCAGCGCCCGATCGAGCTCGGCGTCGATATTGTGCTGCATAGCGCAACGAAGTTTCTGGGCGGTCACAGCGACGTGCTTGCAGGCCTCGCGGTCGTCGCGACAGACGAACTGGGTCGCCGCTTGAAGCAGCTTCAGAACGGGCTCGGTACGGTGCTTGCTCCACAGGAGTCCTGGCTGCTAATTCGCGGAATTAAGACGCTGCAGGCACGCATGGAGCACAGCGAGCGCAGCGCGCGCAAGCTGGCGGAATGGCTGAACGCTCATCCGGCTGTTACGCGTGTCTATTACCCGGGTCTTGCCGACCATCCGCGCCGGGACATTCACGAGAAGCAGTCCAAAGGCTACGGAGCTGTCGTTTCCTTCGACGTCGGCGACGGCGATCGCGCGAAAGCGGTGCTGAGCCGCGTGAAGCTGCCGCTCGTGGCGGTGAGCCTTGGAGCCGTTGAGAGCATCTTGTCTTATCCGGCTATGATGTCCCATGCGGCCATGCCGCGCGAAGTGCGCCATGAACGCGGCATTACGGACGGCTTGCTTCGCTATTCCCTCGGTCTTGAAGATATTGAAGACCTCATCGCGGATCTGGATCAAGCGCTGAACGGTTGA
- the mqnC gene encoding cyclic dehypoxanthinyl futalosine synthase yields the protein MQIIDRILNKALQGERLGLEDCVTLFESDEIEKMGHAANQLMLRRHPEPITTFVVGRNINYTNVCDVYCRFCAFYRAPGSKEGYVLPDETILQKIQETIDVNGTEILMQGGVNPELPFTYYLDLLRKIKQHFPGITMHSFSPAEIQKMVAISGGLTLEQVMRELNKAGLDSLPGGGGEILDDRTRRKISRLKGSWTDWMDVMKAAHRVGMNTTATMVIGFGEEMEERALHLLRVRDAQDECIANGYNSKGFLAFIPWTFQPENTNMKREKATPEEYLKTLAISRITLDNIDNFQSSWVTMGPEVGKQSLSYGCNDFGSTMIEENVVSAAGTTHKVNIELILQLIREAGKIPAQRNTRYEILKMYEESEHAQNDFIMQN from the coding sequence ATGCAGATAATTGACCGTATTTTAAATAAAGCACTGCAGGGAGAACGACTCGGACTAGAGGATTGCGTGACGCTGTTCGAATCCGATGAAATTGAGAAAATGGGACATGCAGCCAATCAGTTGATGCTTCGGCGTCATCCTGAGCCGATCACGACCTTCGTCGTTGGGCGAAATATTAACTATACGAATGTATGCGACGTCTACTGCCGGTTCTGCGCGTTTTATCGTGCGCCGGGCTCGAAGGAAGGCTATGTCCTTCCGGATGAAACGATCCTGCAGAAAATTCAGGAGACGATCGATGTAAACGGCACCGAGATTTTGATGCAGGGCGGGGTAAATCCAGAGCTGCCCTTTACGTACTATTTGGATCTGCTGCGCAAAATCAAGCAGCATTTCCCCGGGATTACAATGCATTCTTTCTCCCCAGCGGAAATTCAAAAGATGGTCGCTATTTCAGGCGGCTTGACGCTTGAACAAGTGATGCGCGAGCTGAATAAAGCAGGGCTTGATTCCTTGCCGGGCGGCGGCGGCGAAATCCTCGATGATCGGACGAGACGGAAGATCAGCCGGTTGAAAGGCTCTTGGACGGACTGGATGGACGTCATGAAGGCGGCGCACCGCGTAGGCATGAATACGACGGCAACGATGGTAATCGGCTTCGGCGAAGAGATGGAGGAGCGGGCGCTTCATCTGCTTCGTGTCCGTGATGCGCAGGATGAATGCATTGCGAACGGGTATAACTCCAAAGGCTTCCTGGCGTTCATCCCATGGACATTCCAGCCGGAGAACACGAATATGAAGCGCGAGAAAGCGACGCCGGAAGAGTATCTGAAGACGCTCGCGATCAGTCGGATTACGCTCGACAACATCGATAATTTCCAATCCTCTTGGGTCACGATGGGTCCTGAGGTCGGCAAGCAGTCGCTGTCCTACGGCTGCAACGACTTCGGCAGCACGATGATCGAAGAGAACGTAGTATCCGCGGCAGGAACGACGCATAAGGTCAATATCGAGCTGATTTTGCAGCTCATTCGTGAGGCAGGCAAAATCCCTGCGCAGCGCAACACGCGATACGAAATTTTGAAAATGTACGAAGAGAGTGAGCATGCGCAGAACGATTTTATTATGCAGAACTAA